From Camelina sativa cultivar DH55 chromosome 7, Cs, whole genome shotgun sequence, one genomic window encodes:
- the LOC104699612 gene encoding desiccation-related protein PCC13-62-like, with protein sequence MLNPSLVLFLLIAIDAGLVNSSYLSCSGNISASDVDQVHFAMNLEFTEAEFFLRGSTGKGLDVFNATLAQGGPPPVGVKKANLDPITNRIIEEFGYQEIGHLRAIADMTGGIPRPLLNLTRENFAEFMDRAVGRRSNPRFDPYANTLNYLLASYYIPYVGLTGYVGTIPYLVYFNIKRLVAGLLGVESGQDGVLRKLLYERQYETVEEYGGVTVAELTNVISILRNELGMCGIKDEGLCVPLWLGAENRTTSNILSANAYSLSYDRTPQEILRVMYGTGDEHRPGGFWPCGANGRIARMFLDEGSYGDCVV encoded by the exons atgttaaatccCTCTCTAGTTCTATTCTTGCTTATTGCAATAGACGCAGGTCTGGTTAACTCCAGCTATCTTAGCTGCTCGGGGAATATATCAGCAAGCGATGTTGATCAAGTCCATTTCGCAATGAATTTGGAGTTCACAGAGGCCGAGTTCTTCTTAAGAGGCTCTACAGGAAAAGGACTCGATGTGTTCAATGCGACGCTTGCTCAAGGAGGACCACCCCCGGTAGGGGTAAAGAAAGCAAATCTTGATCCTATAACTAATCGAATCATCGAGGAGTTTGGTTATCAAGAAATCGGCCATCTTAG GGCGATTGCGGATATGACGGGAGGAATTCCACGTCCGTTGCTGAATCTGACGAGAGAGAATTTTGCAGAGTTTATGGACAGAGCGGTTGGACGGAGATCTAACCCGCGGTTTGATCCTTATGCCAACACACTCAACTATCTCTTAGCTTCATACTATATCCCTTATGTTGGCCTTACCGGTTACGTCGGAACCATCCCTTACCTTGTATACTTCAATATCAAACGG cTTGTGGCGGGACTATTGGGGGTAGAATCGGGTCAAGACGGAGTGTTAAGGAAGCTCCTCTATGAGAGACAGTACGAGACGGTGGAGGAATACGGCGGAGTCACGGTGGCTGAGCTGACCAACGTGATATCTATCCTCCGTAACGAACTTGGTATGTGCGGGATCAAGGACGAAGGCTTGTGCGTGCCGCTGTGGCTAGGTGCGGAGAATCGCACCACTAGCAACATCCTCTCCGCCAATGCTTACTCTCTCTCTTATGACCGGACACCGCAAGAGATCCTCAGGGTTATGTACGGCACCGGAGATGAACATCGGCCAGGCGGGTTTTGGCCGTGTGGTGCCAACGGGAGGATCGCTAGGATGTTTCTTGATGAAGGGTCTTATGGTGATTGCGTTGTATAG
- the LOC104699610 gene encoding beta-glucosidase 10-like isoform X3, whose translation MADMGLEAFRFSISWSRLIPNGRGPINPKGLLFYKNFIKELRNHGIEPHVTLYHYDLPQSLEDEYGGWINRKIIEDFTAFADVCFREFGEDVKLWTTINEATIFAICSYGEGISPPGRCSPNKYINCSTGNSSTEPYIAGHNMLLAHASASKLYKLKYKSKERGSVGFSIFAFGLSPDTNSKDDEIVTQRAKAFLFGWMLKPLVFGGYPDEMKRTLGSRLPVFSEEESEQVKGSSDFIGIIHYITYYVTNQPAPSIFPSMNEGFFKDMGVYLIRKLGFLSSSKSVDKASQLFLTVSVLEDLKQSYNNPPIYILENGKPMKHDSMLQDTPRVEYIQAYIGVVLNAVKNGSDTRGYFVWSMVDVYELMAGYRTSFGMYYVNFSDPGRKRSPKVSASWYTGFLNGTIDVASQDNMIQLQRNLSGFSSL comes from the exons ATGGCAGATATGGGCTTAGAAGCATTCAGATTCTCTATCTCCTGGTCAAGACTTATACCTA ATGGGAGAGGACCCATTAACCCAAAAGGTCTATTGTTTTACAAGAACTtcatcaaagaactaagaaaTCATG GAATTGAACCACATGTTACACTTTATCACTATGATCTTCCTCAGTCTCTTGAAGATGAGTACGGAGGATGGATCAACCGCAAAATCAT AGAAGACTTCACTGCTTTTGCAGATGTTTGCTTCAGAGAGTTTGGGGAGGATGTGAAGCTATGGACTACAATCAACGAAGCTACAATATTCGCCATTTGTTCTTATGGCGAAGGAATCTCACCGCCTGGACGTTGTTCTCCTAACAAATACATCAATTGCTCTACTGGAAATTCTTCTACAGAACCATATATTGCAGGCCATAACATGTTGCTAGCTCATGCCTCCGCTTCCAAGTTGTATAAACTAAAGTACAAG AGTAAGGAGAGAGGATCCGTAGGCTTTAGTATATTTGCATTCGGGTTATCTCCTGATACAAACTCCAAGGACGATGAAATCGTAACTCAAAGAGCTAAAGCTTTCCTCTTTGGTTG GATGTTGAAGCCTTTGGTATTTGGGGGCTATCCGGATGAaatgaagagaaccttgggGTCGAGGTTACCGGTTTTCTCAGAGGAAGAGTCGGAGCAAGTGAAAGGATCATCTGACTTTATTGGAATTATTCACTACATAACATACTACGTCACAAACCAACCGGCTCCTTCTATCTTTCCCAGCATGAACGAAGGCTTCTTTAAAGACATGGGCGTATATTTGATCCGTAAGCTTGGGTTTCTTTCATCATCAAAATCAGTAGATAAAGCTTCTCAACTCTTTTTAACTGTGA GTGTTCTTGAGGATCTAAAGCAGAGCTATAACAATCCTCCGATCTACATTCTTGAAAATG GTAAACCGATGAAACACGATTCAATGCTACAAGACACACCAAGAGTTGAATACATTCAAGCTTACATCGGTGTTGTGCTCAACGCCGTCAA AAATGGATCGGACACGAGAGGTTACTTTGTATGGTCGATGGTTGACGTATATGAGTTAATGGCTGGATATAGAACCAGCTTCGGAATGTACTATGTGAATTTTAGTGATCCTGGTCGCAAGAGGTCTCCAAAGGTTTCTGCTTCTTGGTACACTGGTTTTCTCAATGGTACAATTGATGTTGCTTCTCAAGATAATATGATTCAGTTGCAGAGAAACCTCTCAGGCTTTTCTTCACTGTAA
- the LOC104699610 gene encoding beta-glucosidase 10-like isoform X1, which produces MADMGLEAFRFSISWSRLIPNGRGPINPKGLLFYKNFIKELRNHGIEPHVTLYHYDLPQSLEDEYGGWINRKIIEDFTAFADVCFREFGEDVKLWTTINEATIFAICSYGEGISPPGRCSPNKYINCSTGNSSTEPYIAGHNMLLAHASASKLYKLKYKSKERGSVGFSIFAFGLSPDTNSKDDEIVTQRAKAFLFGWMLKPLVFGGYPDEMKRTLGSRLPVFSEEESEQVKGSSDFIGIIHYITYYVTNQPAPSIFPSMNEGFFKDMGVYLIPIGNFSFSEWEAIPWGLQGVLEDLKQSYNNPPIYILENGKPMKHDSMLQDTPRVEYIQAYIGVVLNAVKNGSDTRGYFVWSMVDVYELMAGYRTSFGMYYVNFSDPGRKRSPKVSASWYTGFLNGTIDVASQDNMIQLQRNLSGFSSL; this is translated from the exons ATGGCAGATATGGGCTTAGAAGCATTCAGATTCTCTATCTCCTGGTCAAGACTTATACCTA ATGGGAGAGGACCCATTAACCCAAAAGGTCTATTGTTTTACAAGAACTtcatcaaagaactaagaaaTCATG GAATTGAACCACATGTTACACTTTATCACTATGATCTTCCTCAGTCTCTTGAAGATGAGTACGGAGGATGGATCAACCGCAAAATCAT AGAAGACTTCACTGCTTTTGCAGATGTTTGCTTCAGAGAGTTTGGGGAGGATGTGAAGCTATGGACTACAATCAACGAAGCTACAATATTCGCCATTTGTTCTTATGGCGAAGGAATCTCACCGCCTGGACGTTGTTCTCCTAACAAATACATCAATTGCTCTACTGGAAATTCTTCTACAGAACCATATATTGCAGGCCATAACATGTTGCTAGCTCATGCCTCCGCTTCCAAGTTGTATAAACTAAAGTACAAG AGTAAGGAGAGAGGATCCGTAGGCTTTAGTATATTTGCATTCGGGTTATCTCCTGATACAAACTCCAAGGACGATGAAATCGTAACTCAAAGAGCTAAAGCTTTCCTCTTTGGTTG GATGTTGAAGCCTTTGGTATTTGGGGGCTATCCGGATGAaatgaagagaaccttgggGTCGAGGTTACCGGTTTTCTCAGAGGAAGAGTCGGAGCAAGTGAAAGGATCATCTGACTTTATTGGAATTATTCACTACATAACATACTACGTCACAAACCAACCGGCTCCTTCTATCTTTCCCAGCATGAACGAAGGCTTCTTTAAAGACATGGGCGTATATTTGATCC CCATTGGGAACTTTTCATTTTccgag TGGGAGGCTATTCCATGGGGTCTTCAAGGTGTTCTTGAGGATCTAAAGCAGAGCTATAACAATCCTCCGATCTACATTCTTGAAAATG GTAAACCGATGAAACACGATTCAATGCTACAAGACACACCAAGAGTTGAATACATTCAAGCTTACATCGGTGTTGTGCTCAACGCCGTCAA AAATGGATCGGACACGAGAGGTTACTTTGTATGGTCGATGGTTGACGTATATGAGTTAATGGCTGGATATAGAACCAGCTTCGGAATGTACTATGTGAATTTTAGTGATCCTGGTCGCAAGAGGTCTCCAAAGGTTTCTGCTTCTTGGTACACTGGTTTTCTCAATGGTACAATTGATGTTGCTTCTCAAGATAATATGATTCAGTTGCAGAGAAACCTCTCAGGCTTTTCTTCACTGTAA
- the LOC104699610 gene encoding beta-glucosidase 10-like isoform X2, whose protein sequence is MADMGLEAFRFSISWSRLIPNGRGPINPKGLLFYKNFIKELRNHGIEPHVTLYHYDLPQSLEDEYGGWINRKIIEDFTAFADVCFREFGEDVKLWTTINEATIFAICSYGEGISPPGRCSPNKYINCSTGNSSTEPYIAGHNMLLAHASASKLYKLKYKSKERGSVGFSIFAFGLSPDTNSKDDEIVTQRAKAFLFGWMLKPLVFGGYPDEMKRTLGSRLPVFSEEESEQVKGSSDFIGIIHYITYYVTNQPAPSIFPSMNEGFFKDMGVYLIRKLGFLSSSKSAIPWGLQGVLEDLKQSYNNPPIYILENGKPMKHDSMLQDTPRVEYIQAYIGVVLNAVKNGSDTRGYFVWSMVDVYELMAGYRTSFGMYYVNFSDPGRKRSPKVSASWYTGFLNGTIDVASQDNMIQLQRNLSGFSSL, encoded by the exons ATGGCAGATATGGGCTTAGAAGCATTCAGATTCTCTATCTCCTGGTCAAGACTTATACCTA ATGGGAGAGGACCCATTAACCCAAAAGGTCTATTGTTTTACAAGAACTtcatcaaagaactaagaaaTCATG GAATTGAACCACATGTTACACTTTATCACTATGATCTTCCTCAGTCTCTTGAAGATGAGTACGGAGGATGGATCAACCGCAAAATCAT AGAAGACTTCACTGCTTTTGCAGATGTTTGCTTCAGAGAGTTTGGGGAGGATGTGAAGCTATGGACTACAATCAACGAAGCTACAATATTCGCCATTTGTTCTTATGGCGAAGGAATCTCACCGCCTGGACGTTGTTCTCCTAACAAATACATCAATTGCTCTACTGGAAATTCTTCTACAGAACCATATATTGCAGGCCATAACATGTTGCTAGCTCATGCCTCCGCTTCCAAGTTGTATAAACTAAAGTACAAG AGTAAGGAGAGAGGATCCGTAGGCTTTAGTATATTTGCATTCGGGTTATCTCCTGATACAAACTCCAAGGACGATGAAATCGTAACTCAAAGAGCTAAAGCTTTCCTCTTTGGTTG GATGTTGAAGCCTTTGGTATTTGGGGGCTATCCGGATGAaatgaagagaaccttgggGTCGAGGTTACCGGTTTTCTCAGAGGAAGAGTCGGAGCAAGTGAAAGGATCATCTGACTTTATTGGAATTATTCACTACATAACATACTACGTCACAAACCAACCGGCTCCTTCTATCTTTCCCAGCATGAACGAAGGCTTCTTTAAAGACATGGGCGTATATTTGATCCGTAAGCTTGGGTTTCTTTCATCATCAAAATCA GCTATTCCATGGGGTCTTCAAGGTGTTCTTGAGGATCTAAAGCAGAGCTATAACAATCCTCCGATCTACATTCTTGAAAATG GTAAACCGATGAAACACGATTCAATGCTACAAGACACACCAAGAGTTGAATACATTCAAGCTTACATCGGTGTTGTGCTCAACGCCGTCAA AAATGGATCGGACACGAGAGGTTACTTTGTATGGTCGATGGTTGACGTATATGAGTTAATGGCTGGATATAGAACCAGCTTCGGAATGTACTATGTGAATTTTAGTGATCCTGGTCGCAAGAGGTCTCCAAAGGTTTCTGCTTCTTGGTACACTGGTTTTCTCAATGGTACAATTGATGTTGCTTCTCAAGATAATATGATTCAGTTGCAGAGAAACCTCTCAGGCTTTTCTTCACTGTAA